In the Aquimarina spinulae genome, ATACCATACTTTCTGCATCAGGCATCATTACCGGGCCACCACAACTTAATGAGTATCCTGTAGAACCGGTAGGAGTAGAAACAATTAAACCATCTGCCCAATATGAAGTAAGAAATTCATTGTTAAGAGTGGTATGTACAGTAATCATAGAAGTTGTATTTCTTCGACTTACTGCGATTTCATTCATTGCAAAGTTTAATACGCCAAACTCTTCTGTTGCAGGTAAAGTTTCTACCGTTACGAGGCTTCTTGAAGAAATATAAAACTTTTTGTCAAGGATGAGTGCTATAGTATCTTTAATTTCTTCTTTTTGAATGGTAGCCAAAAAACCTAATCTTCCGGTGTTGATCCCTGCAATTGGGATTCCTAAATCTCGAACATAGGTGATCGTTTTGAGAATAGTGCCGTCTCCTCCAATACTAAAAAAAAGATCATACGATGTATCCAGTTCTTCAAAAGTGCTAAAATGAGAATATGTTTTATCTATTTCATCATGAAGATTTATCAATTCAAGAAAATTTTTCTCAATTACAACTTCTACACCGTTTTTGTCAAGAGTTTCTAATAACTGTTGAATGTAGATTCCCGAGTTTTTATGATAGAACTGCCCGTATATACCGATCTTCATTATAATTGGATTTGTGTTAGTATTAGATTAGGTAACCTGTTCTATATATTAAGGTATTTTGCTAAATATTGGGATCTTTCTTTAAGATTTGACAAAAATGTATCTTCTTGATGCTTTGAAACAATATTATAGCTGTATCTTCTAAATGTTTGTACGATATTATTAATGTCGGTATCGCTAATCTTTAGTGTTATCTGGGCGACATCATTTTTCATATTCGATATAAATAAACCCAATACTTTGGCATTATTTGATTCTACAATTTGCGAAATTTCACTAAAAGAATAATCCAGAACTCCTTTTTCTACTATTAAAATATTACCAGGCTCACTAAGAAACGGGGTTTCGTTAAAAAGGTTCATAATATCACCAAGTTCAAAAAAGCCTAAATAACTGTTGTTGTCATCTAATACTGGCATAATGTTAGAATTGCTCTGTGCGAAAGATTCTAGAATATCTAACCAGTTATCACCTTCTCTTACATAAAACCCTTCAAGGGCATATTGATAAGCATCCAAAGTTTTATCGGTTTCAAAACATCGGATATCTGCTTCAGAAATGCACCCTAAATATATATTCTGTTTTATAACAGGGAAATGGGTATAGGTAAGTTCATTAAATAGCAGTTGCGCCTCTGTTACTTTGACAGCTACGTCAAGAGGTTCTATTTCATTAACTATGTACAAATTCGTCTTCATAACTTTTTTGGGGCTATATTATGCAAAATAATCAAAAAATATACAATCAAGGCGTTCTCAACTTTGTATTTTTGCTTTTTTAGTAAAAGACATCAAAAACCATGACAAAGTTAAGTGTTAACGTTAATAAAATTGCAACTTTACGTAATTCAAGAGGAGGGAATACTCCTAATTTAATACAGGTAGCCACCGATATTCAGCATTTTGGAGGAGAAGGAATTACAATTCATCCAAGACCAGATGAGAGGCATATACGATATCAAGATGCATATGATCTAAAGCCAATTGTACATACAGAGTATAATATAGAGGGAAATCCTATTCCTAAGTTTGTAGAGTTGGTATTAGCTGTTAAGCCAACTCAGGTTACTTTGGTTCCTGATGCAGAGGATGCTATAACGAGTAATGCAGGTTGGAATACAAAAAAACATGAAAGTTTTTTGAAAGAAGTAATATCTGAGTTTAAGCGTAATGATATTAGAACCTCAATATTTGTAGATCCCATTTCCGAGATGATAGAAGGTGCTGTAAGTACAGGAGCAGATAGGATTGAATTGTATACCGAAGAATTTGCTTCAGAATACGCAAAAGGAAATTTGAAAGCAATACAGCCCTATTCGGATTGTGCTCAACAAGCAATTGATCTTGGGATCGGAGTAAATGCAGGTCATGATCTCTCTTTGGATAATATTAAGTTTTTTAAAGAAAATATCCCTGGACTTCTTGAGGTTTCTATTGGGCATGCTTTGATAAGCGAATCTATATATCTGGGATTAGAGAATGTAGTTAATATGTATTTACATCGTTTAAAGTAAAGCTGTAGATATGAAGTTACATGCAAATGTTTTTGGCGAAGGGCAACCTTTTATAATCCTTCATGGGTTTTTAGGAACGGGAGATAACTGGAAGACACTTGGGAAGAAAATCTCTGAACAAGGATTTCAGGTTCATTTGATAGATCAACGAAATCATGGTAGAAGCCCTCATAGTAATGAGTTTAATTATGATATACTTGCAGATGATTTAGCGACGTACTGCGAAGAACACCATTTGCAGAACTGTAATATTTTGGGACACTCTATGGGGGGAAAGACAGTAATGCTTTTCGCATCAAAATACCCTGATTTGATTGATCGTTTAATTGTGGCCGATATAGGACCGAAATATTATCCATTACATCACCAGGATATTTTAGACGGGTTAAGTGCTTTGGATTTTGAAATTTTAAAATCCAGAGGAGAGGTGGATCACGAGTTAAGTATGTATGTGCCTGATACAGGAGTACGAATGTTTCTTCTTAAAAATCTGTACTGGAAAGATAAGGGAGTTCTCGGGCTGCGAATGAATTTGGAAGCATTGATAAAAAATGCTCACGAAATCGGAGTAGAACTACCAGAACAATATAGTTATTCTGGATATACTCTCTTTCTAAAAGGAGAG is a window encoding:
- a CDS encoding pyridoxine 5'-phosphate synthase yields the protein MTKLSVNVNKIATLRNSRGGNTPNLIQVATDIQHFGGEGITIHPRPDERHIRYQDAYDLKPIVHTEYNIEGNPIPKFVELVLAVKPTQVTLVPDAEDAITSNAGWNTKKHESFLKEVISEFKRNDIRTSIFVDPISEMIEGAVSTGADRIELYTEEFASEYAKGNLKAIQPYSDCAQQAIDLGIGVNAGHDLSLDNIKFFKENIPGLLEVSIGHALISESIYLGLENVVNMYLHRLK
- a CDS encoding CBS domain-containing protein, with translation MKTNLYIVNEIEPLDVAVKVTEAQLLFNELTYTHFPVIKQNIYLGCISEADIRCFETDKTLDAYQYALEGFYVREGDNWLDILESFAQSNSNIMPVLDDNNSYLGFFELGDIMNLFNETPFLSEPGNILIVEKGVLDYSFSEISQIVESNNAKVLGLFISNMKNDVAQITLKISDTDINNIVQTFRRYSYNIVSKHQEDTFLSNLKERSQYLAKYLNI
- a CDS encoding NAD kinase, with amino-acid sequence MKIGIYGQFYHKNSGIYIQQLLETLDKNGVEVVIEKNFLELINLHDEIDKTYSHFSTFEELDTSYDLFFSIGGDGTILKTITYVRDLGIPIAGINTGRLGFLATIQKEEIKDTIALILDKKFYISSRSLVTVETLPATEEFGVLNFAMNEIAVSRRNTTSMITVHTTLNNEFLTSYWADGLIVSTPTGSTGYSLSCGGPVMMPDAESMVLTPIAPHNLNVRPLVIPDNQEIKLQVTGREDTYLISLDSRIHTLPNEATVVIKKAPFKINMVVLQDESFLKTLRKKMLWGEDKRN
- a CDS encoding alpha/beta fold hydrolase, with amino-acid sequence MKLHANVFGEGQPFIILHGFLGTGDNWKTLGKKISEQGFQVHLIDQRNHGRSPHSNEFNYDILADDLATYCEEHHLQNCNILGHSMGGKTVMLFASKYPDLIDRLIVADIGPKYYPLHHQDILDGLSALDFEILKSRGEVDHELSMYVPDTGVRMFLLKNLYWKDKGVLGLRMNLEALIKNAHEIGVELPEQYSYSGYTLFLKGERSNYILEEDEPRIKKQFPNSKIGEISNAGHWLHAENPTNFLEEVLEFIKK